The Bradysia coprophila strain Holo2 chromosome X, BU_Bcop_v1, whole genome shotgun sequence genomic interval CACGTTCTCTTTTTTCTTGGTGTTACTTTGAAATTTATgcaatgaatttctttttttgttattaatttctaagatttttttcgTTAGGTGAAGACGGTGAAATTATACGATTCGTATTTGCCTAGCGTAAAATATCAACAACAATACATCAAAAGCACATAATGAATTCGTTTTTATTGTTGCCTTTTTTCTATGTCTATTACACGAACGATGAGGCCCTGATTTTCtgcgaaattttctttttatttttatcaggGGATTCGAATCATGTTTCGCATGTAGCATTGCATTTCGGGGGAGAAGATAATCGGTACGATTATtaagttgaattaatttcagtGTAACGCCTTTTTATACAATGAATTTTGTCTGGTATGCGTAGAGCCCAGGGTAGACACTTTACCAATTAGACTTAGATGTAATGCCGGGAAGTGTTTTAGCAACACTTGTGGACGGATTAAGTAATCATATCCTCAAACAATGAAACGCAGTTCCAAACAGAATCTTTTAGAAGCGGCTAGCAATCTGTGGTCGTCAGTAACAATAAATAATCGACATATATTATGTTAAGACAATTGAAGTCGTAGATTTTGCATTCAAAGTGTACTGTTATATAAGATGCACTTATCGTGTGTTAATAGGTTTTCCAccaagaatattaaaattaaaatcatccGCAAGGTGAACCTATATGAATCTGCTTTGTTGGGATCCAAGgaaaataatgaaagaaaatacgaaCAACTTGAGATATTAAGTGATGTCACTAAGGTACAGGTTAtgttatgaaatattttcttagaataatttgtttgaaaatatatttttagctTTTGTTGTTTCATTAACAAAGAACGACGATCAGTGTGCTTCCCTATATATCTAACAATCACACGTGAGCAGAGGATGTAACCATGACCACTTAAAGTATTTTTCGTTCTAATAATTTAACCTTATTACCAGCATATAGGTTTTTCAATGGCTCCAAAGACcagaataaacgacaaaacgactatttttggaaaaacagtcctttacattttctcaaactttcacacattttccaaactttccacaaaaaaaattgtgaaaattaaggaaaaaatgggaaaatttgagaaaacttgaaaaaatatggaaaaactaTTTCGCAAAAAATAGTCACTGAAATTATACAGGTGATTGGGTCCCAAGTGTGAAAAGTAGTACTGTAATATTGTGAcattaaaagagaaaaatggcTACTTCAGCCTACCAATCCAATGATTGTCATCCTTGACAACTTCCAAAATAGTACCTTACATTGAttgataaatttgttgtttcgaAGAGTTGGAGTTTTACAGTTCGAACCATAAGCAAGGGTTTTCTCCCTCTTAAACCAAACAAACGAATTTTCAAGCACTATTGCAGTTCGTAATAATATTTCCacaaatccaaataatttaaacCTTGCCATCCCGAGCTGTTCGAGCATTAACTGcatatttgtttaaattgtgtCAACTCTGAAATTGGATatttaattgaacaaaattggaaatttaattaaaacatctTGCCACAACCCCAACTTAgtgttaattaaaattaaaaaaagagcAAAAAGCAAAATCGTTAAGAcacttaaaattaataaatgctgtgtgatgacaaaaaattagtttgtttacatataaaatgatcttcaatcttaatttattttcttagcttttgaaatttgaaataaaaaaaaagaattttcgataTTATAATTAAGCATTAAAAAATAGTAGCATAATGGATTATTAGCAATGATTACAATAATGAACGTTTGGgaaaaaaatacttaaataaattcttaacATCCGTCATTAACATTCGGatcataaaaaatttgattgattttctctttcgtaaaatcaaaaatcaaacttaTCTTAAAGATGATGATACAATATGGAACaatatcaatttaaaataaaaaataactttgtgGTATAGCGAGGGTGTTGTATATTTCGTTTTGAAttcataaacattttaaaatgtcaaaaaaaaaacatttaaacgacaaacgaatctactacttcgagACATTATTTCGAACAGTGAATAATCTACGACATTACCAGTGTTAGTTCTTTCGAAGTGGAAAAGACTTACTCTATCTCTAATCATGTTGTCCTTGCCGGCCATCAAAGGAGAACAAATAATAGCTAAACCGATCTACAGTAATAATATAATCAGAAGAATTATATttacgaaaacgagacttaaATGTTGAACATTGTACACAGAATTTGTTTGTGTTTcgtattaatttttcaaagaaattagttttttttcttctctgtttgtttgtgAAACTCTGAGCACTCAGATTCTGTCGTACGCTAGGTAGTGTTGTAgttatgaaagtttttttttttacttggagaagaaacgaaaattatttcttcttgtttttccccttcttcttcttctttttaccACTATTATTTGTACTTTTACCAGTCTCAGTCAAAACAGTTTCCAAAACTTCTTGCAAACTTTCGTCATCCTGATTGTTTGCATCATTATTCGCTGTTCGCATTTCGTCAACATGTAGTTCCGATAATAACTTTTCCTTTAACTTTTCATCTTCTTcgctcaatttttcatttgacggCGCAAAAGTTTCATTAAAGTAAACTTCAGCACTCGGATTTATGTATACATGACAATCATCTAAATTGGAGTTTTTACCGTCGTCATTATCCGGACCGCCATCCGTGTTATCATCGGTACAAACGTTTTTATTCGCATCCAATTCATCCGACGTAATTAAATGAGTGGAAAATGATTCCCTGAAATTGCCATTTGTCGTTCGATTTTCCTGATCAATAAACTCTTCCAAATCTTCGTCGTCATCAATGTCAACGGCTTTGCCGGTTAGGCTGCGtgacaaattcattttgacGCGATCATCCTCCAACAGCTCTTGGAGCACATTTTTCATCTTATCGTTCAGCGATAATTCGGGTCTGCCATCTGCGTCATCTGCATCATTGTCATCACCGTCGTCTAACGACGAATACTGGCAATCCGATGATCTGCCAATCGCTATTTTATTTGCTGAACCATCGCCACTAATTACTGGATTCACAACTTCAACAATCGTTTGCATGGTTGACGAACCCACCGTACCAACCGTATTtggatgatgatgataatggTGATGTTGCAACATAAACGTATTTAATTTGGATGGGGTGTTAAGTGCTTCGTCATCAACAgtaaatgttacattttcagcATTGCTGCGAACCGTAATGATTGATGAACTATCCTCGTCGGAAGGTGTGATTTGCATTTCATTGGGATCTTGTAGTTCCAAGGAAATTATCTTTTCCTGACATGTTTCCACCTGTATAAAATGTGGGAcggtaaaattttatcaaatttataaTACACTTGGCAGTCAGTTTGATACGTTTTCGTATCATTTTACTCGAAATAAACTTTACAATACAAATGTGTGCGTATATAGGTACATCTACATTCAGAATGATGTATGTAGTACATTCAGGAATACATTTATATTCGTGTGTATTTACACCAGGATGTATCAAGAAAAAGTTGGATAAAAATATAACATTCGAAATGCGGTTGCATGAATATAGAGTACgtgatatatatagatgttcCTGCGATTTATGGTTATATTTACTGTATGTGTAATATGTAGGTGAGCAGGACAGCAACCGGATAAATTTTGAGCGCAAGAAACAGCACATATTCTTGGCTCATGGAATATGATAACATGTACGGTTCGGAATACaatcaaattttcctttcagAGAGAAAGTTTACAACTCGGGTAGAAGCGATACCAcaaaaaaccacaaaaattgaatAGGTGACGCCAGTTACGTCAATTAAACTTCCAATCACTCAACAATAACAGATTTGGTGTCGTATTCTGCGCCTGAgcgcaaaacaaaaaacttttcaacgaaaattttagaaaaaaaaagttgttctaaTGAAACAGGCGCTCAGAAGTAGATTGAAAACATTTCCCTGTTTGACTATCATTTACTATCTCTTGCAAGGGATATGTGCAAAGCACAGCACGAATCAAATTTCGGTTGGTTCAAAACATCGAACAACATCCGAATTAGTCGATGAATAGgtaaaattcgtaaatttaatATGACGACTGCACAATTGGGTATTTTCTGTTCAGATATATTATTCCCtttcgataaatattttgaccTAAGAATATTGCTGGTAGATGGAAATTCTTCTAATTCAGATAAATAAACGAGCCATTCAATACACACTCGTAAATAATACAGTGAGTTTTCCTCCTTGCCCACTTTATTCACCATTCGACTTTAAATACCATgctataaatataaaatgttcgGTTTTGTATTTATAAGTTTTTTGACTCACTTAGATTACATTTTCAGTTGTTCgatatatattttccattttgttaagtttaattttcgataaataattcaatgtaTCAATGAAGAACTTTTAAGTGGATTAGCATAAAGCGttctataaatattttccttggATTGATTATAATGTTCGAGATATACATCGACATAACATAATAGCCCAATCGAATATAATTATAACGAAATATTCCGTCCGTACAGTTTGTTGCAATAAGATTCGTCAGGGGGTAACATAAAATTCCtttcaaacattttgataGTTTTTCCTTCGTTATTTCGATATTAGAGACAAATCATGTTTAAAGTGAATTTCGATtcgacaaaaaagaaacagtgaaaaaaaaacggatgCTTTTGACATCGTGTGTGAAAAAGATAATACGAAGAGTTGATGTATAGCTTTTAGGATTAGGATAATCTCAGCGGGATCGTTGTCTAACGTACACTGAAAGTTAGCAATTCAAATGCAGTCATTTTCGACTTGAAATTTTGTGTAGATTAGTCCATGCATAGATCATGCTATGTAGCTACATAGACGGTGTGTGAAGTCGATATGGCCTATTAACCTTAATTAATACGAGAGTATTTCGACCTTATTAGGATAATGTCTAAAGCAAATGGTTTTCATTGGAGATCGACCCGACGTTGATTTAGAAACACATTAAACAACAAAGAAGAACTCAAGACTCACGCTCAAGTTGTGACTCAGTCATAAGTATTTCTATTCAACTGGCAAGTCTTAACGTCTGTTACCAAGAAACCGAAACCGAACAGATCTCGTATAGATGCTGTCAATTAAGCGGCAGCAATTCgcaaatagttttttattttgacatttatcCAAAGAAGCTGTTTGCTAGGAGCAAGGTAAAtatacatactgaaggtaacgcaaatcctcagggaatagcaagaaatacaGACCCCAAGTtccgggtgaatataagatttgttatgtttGGCGtgataatgttgttggaagTGTGTTGTTTAATATTGAGTTTTGGCATGTgttgcaacctaacaaagtgaatttgacttgtgtccatcattataaaaactatattcacccgaaagtagggGCCATTGTGGtccagtgtttatatactttggctAGGAGTGCGTTGTTCCATTTTAAACGTTGGTAGAATAATAATTGggacaattttcgaaaaaacatattcctaaatttcccacatttttccgaattttcgcaaaaatattttttgggagaatttgggagaatttaggaaaatatgcgaaaatctaggaaaattttgcaaaaatagtccctggatAATAAAACCTAGAAACAATTGAAGTATTTCACCTAATTTCAATCAACAAGGTTCGGTGTCAGAAGTTTTTGGTTTGGTTATTTTTAGATATGACACAAATTAAGACTGGAAGACGGCGAGAGCGTCTCGTCATTGAAcggaatattttatattagtccaatatttaaaaaaatgaaaaggttTCTTAATATTGTGGAGGTTGCCAATTTTATCTTTCTCTAAAAAAGTTATCGACTAAGTTAAGTTATGTTTCGAATAAGAATTTGTCGTGTTTTCTGACTGCTCGTAAAAGTCCAAAGCCTTTTCTTTCTAACGATTCCATAACAAAATCAGTTGACCGCACTCAATGTTTTATATAACTGTCTGGTCTGGGGTCATTGCCATGCAACGATGCAGTGATAATGGTACCGTAGGATGGTTAGGCGGCGCGAAAATGATTTCTATTATTATCATTATTAAATTAGCTGTATATCTCTGTGAAAATGATTATAATCTCAGTTACGTTAAcgcaataaattatttacacaACCTTTGTTTGTTAAACGACCTGAATATTTTATAAAGTGAGACGATTTAATTGAGACTGTACACACGCAGTTTTGTAAGATAATATAGCCGGCATACGCATCGCAGGGCGCACATATATAATTGTGAAAAGAGTAACACACAAACGTGAGGAAAATAACGGTTTCAACGTCCGTTTTATTGATCGtgaatttcctttttcatgGTGCGTATAATTTACACTGTTAAGTGTTCGGTAGCATATTTTGTGGATGATATTTTCGGTTATGTTTTTGTTATGTTGTTGTAGTATAGACTCTCTTTCAAGATAAACATGATACATAACATAAATTACAGTTTCATTCGACTCAATGTTATATTTTAGGGGAAGTAAGGAATAAACAGCAACAGCAGAATAACGATGGTTTTTGAGAATGGTgttatcaaaataatttatggcTTATtccataaatgaaatgaatttattgtgaTGGTCGTCTAACGAAATACTCTCAGCTCTTTGCGCAACGGGCTTACGTATTCTGgtttatatcgaaaatgttGGTCGTTTATCATTCGTGATTCTTCAGATATATAAAGAGGAATATCAGATGGAATTatgtcgataattatcgatattgaatgcttattgaaagtaaatgtATGGCTTTCGTTGTACGATGGTAATAGATTGATTGCAGATTTAATGGTGGATTTGCAGGAAAAAAAGAGCTTTCGGAATTGTTATTGTTTCTGACTGGACTAATTCAACCTCACCATGTTCGTATAATATTCTgccgaggggtaaccgactcgggaaattgactacacaccctcaaaggaattgccggagtatccggtaaataattggaattgatggaaCTGACCGGAATTGATCTGAATTGGcaggaattgatcggaattgataggaattgactggaaatatgtggaattgaaagtaaatgagagtaaatgctgataagtgtgattatcggaaagaaggaccagcgaatgcaaaaccactttatttcctttttgttttaattttaaaagcccccgcacaataaataacagtgtacagtgttgatcagttccattttagaacaggtccaacgtccttttatgttcaaaatatgcacactgaaggattcttcttcagaggattcttgtgagtcagatgcggaagagtttgagccgcaacaaacaagtgaatattcgtcgggggaatgttaggctggggcattgccgatgcgaaatgctccagtttcaaaccaaatttacaaaaaaaatgcatcaccgacaatatcatctattccatcaacttttcaaaagcctaatgctcaaaacaaacgagacattgaacACGTgtttttggtcctatttttcatgacgaaattttcgaaactgtcaaatgaagtatgtttcattttcatattgcaACCGGCTTATATAGACTTTTCTCACACACAAAACGTTCCTCagcgcaaaagtccatccttcatacgcaaaaaaaaaacaattcgttcctccgcacaaaagtccatcgactttatacacaaaacgttcctccgcacaaaagtccatgcttcatacgcaaaaaaaaacgattcgctcctccgcgcaaaagtccatcgactttatacacaaaacgttccaccgcacaaaagtccatctgcttcatacacaaaaaaaacaattcgttcctccgcacaaaagtccatctgcttcatacacaaaacgttcctccgcacaaaagtccatctgcttcatacacaaaaaaaaacaattcgttcctccgcacaaaagtccatctgcttcatacacacaaaaaacaattcgttcctccgcacaaaagtccatgcttcatacatacaaaaaagtaacattctccgcacaaaagtccatctgcttcatacacaaaatgttgcaaaagccCATCGTCcataaaatgttacatttctCTTGAAATTTTTATCGACCATAATATATACACGGAAGAACACAACGCACAATAATTGCGTGTAACATTTTATGGACGATGggcttttgcaacattttgtgtatgaagcatggacgtttgtgcggagaatgttacttttttgtgtgtatgaatgaagcttgaagcatggacttttgtgcggaggaacgttttgtgtataaagtcgatggacttttgtgcggaggaacgaattgtttttttttgcgtatgaagcatagacttttgtgcggaggaacgttttgtgtataaagtcgatggacttttgtgcggagaatgttacttttttgtatgtatgaagcttgaagcatggacttttgtgcggaggaacgttttgtgtataaagtcgatggacttttgtgcggaggaacgaattgtttttttttgcgtatgaagcatggacttttgtgcggaggaacgttttgtgtataaagtcgatggacttttgtgcggaggagcgattaaagaaataaaaggaattaagagcaattaaaaggaattgacaggaagtacctttagaaattgaaagggtatcgaaaggaaattgaaagggaattgaaagggaattgaatggaattgaacggaattgaaaggaaatagagcgaatccggcaattagacgagttggtccggtaattgaggtaattaaacggaattgaaaggaattagaaattgatttgccaccattttggccagtcggttacccctcgtaTTCTGCCTTTTGGTAGAATGAATTCACGATGTGATGTAATTCAGACTGTATAGGAAAATTATCATCGGGTTTACCTGCTGAAATTCCACATTTATGCACCGGATAAATATTGACACAGAGCAATTACCGTAGCACCGTTCAAAACTTCGACTTACACAATAAACCGAAATTCTCTAACATAACAGACCACCGAAGCAAGTAGAATATACACAAGAACTTTATGTACATCTTGTTGAGTAACTTTTACGACCCTATTTGCTTACATCATGTCCACATGTGAGACTTgattatttaatgaaaatgcaattttagcGTCGCAACATCATTTTACGAACAGACTTTTCTGCTGATgttcatgaataaaatttaattcaattgagAGATGTGTAGAGGATGTTTGAATGCTTGACCGATGCTTTGCAACTGTGACAGCAAATCGTGTCGCCGAAGGCCATGTCTAGTTTGTAACACCTCATGATTCATGGCATTTATTTCTCTTCAGCGTATCGTTAGATATTACGAACAGTGCATAATATTTACTCTCAACGATATAGGGCACTTTACGGTTTATTTCAATTGATTAAGGAAAATAGAACGATTTTGTTGGGCGAATGATAATAGCAGATTTCTAACGTTTTTCTgtatagaaatgaaaaataaatggaacaaACTTATAAATAAGAATCATTACAAGCGGTAGCTATCGATTGGAAGTATAATATGCCTGTAGGTAGCAACgagaaaacgttttcctattttctaaATACTGACGGAATTGCTTTATGACTATCATTACAGGTGATATGCCTGAAAATGTGTGAACCTCTTTTGACCCGAACCTGTGATATAGTTTTTTGTTAACCTAACATGAAACGAGAATGTAGTGTAATCAGGTCAGACCAATTTAGGTTCAGGTCATGTCAGATTGCTTTCAGCCACTGGCCTGACACTATTCACGCTATTCCTCATTTTTCAAATGCTGCTATTCATAGTGTGTCCAGCCCGTGCTTTTGTCTTTGAAGTACAGCGACCGACCTATTGAGAGCTTTTTTCTAAAAAGTGGCTCAAATTCCTCTTTACAGTTGggggcagtgaaatttcagcatgaattttcCTCAGCTGTTTATCAgttgatccacacaaacaattaGAACTGTTTATACATTTTCATACGGCTTTACCACTATCacttgattgt includes:
- the LOC119085682 gene encoding uncharacterized protein LOC119085682, producing MYHCKQSKDVLNLDTVVELQLRSKHKIFFCSVQSQFRRITPPPSLSNTPSRIPIRTTGVEKKIREQENNAGETTTKDERELSPLELRALKAQERSAWRQARMKSLEQDALQAQKMIQSMNELADDILDSKNEVETCQEKIISLELQDPNEMQITPSDEDSSSIITVRSNAENVTFTVDDEALNTPSKLNTFMLQHHHYHHHPNTVGTVGSSTMQTIVEVVNPVISGDGSANKIAIGRSSDCQYSSLDDGDDNDADDADGRPELSLNDKMKNVLQELLEDDRVKMNLSRSLTGKAVDIDDDEDLEEFIDQENRTTNGNFRESFSTHLITSDELDANKNVCTDDNTDGGPDNDDGKNSNLDDCHVYINPSAEVYFNETFAPSNEKLSEEDEKLKEKLLSELHVDEMRTANNDANNQDDESLQEVLETVLTETGKSTNNSGKKKKKKGKNKKK